A genomic stretch from Leptospira licerasiae serovar Varillal str. VAR 010 includes:
- a CDS encoding MBL fold metallo-hydrolase yields the protein MDCRFEHRGYLFEGISEGGIRTSVVMPRLSLMFDIGHQNPNRINIERLLLTHAHLDHSAGLPYYISQRSLRKLGPPKIYLPKTLEAPMREILSLYSKIEDFPYLYEMKGLDEGEEIEIDAYHFFKIWKTFHRVDSQGYTIYERKKKLRSEFAGLDRNELLKKKEEGIDINEVHSKPLVSFSGDTKIEYVLAHKDVAESEILFLECTYIDHERSIEDAREWGHIHLDEILHHISSFKNEKIVLIHFSKRYPPSYIRKILHKRISPSERDRFHLFLPD from the coding sequence ATGGATTGTAGGTTCGAACATAGAGGTTATTTATTCGAAGGAATTTCAGAGGGAGGAATTCGTACTTCCGTTGTCATGCCTCGTTTAAGTTTGATGTTCGATATAGGACACCAAAATCCGAATCGTATTAATATAGAAAGATTGCTTCTTACCCACGCACATTTGGATCATTCAGCAGGACTTCCTTATTATATCTCTCAAAGATCCTTACGTAAATTAGGGCCTCCTAAAATTTATCTTCCTAAAACTTTAGAAGCGCCTATGAGAGAGATCTTATCTCTATACTCTAAGATAGAGGATTTTCCTTATCTTTACGAAATGAAAGGGTTGGACGAAGGGGAAGAGATAGAGATAGATGCATATCATTTTTTTAAAATATGGAAAACGTTCCATAGAGTGGATTCCCAAGGTTATACGATCTACGAAAGGAAGAAAAAATTAAGATCCGAATTTGCAGGATTAGATCGGAACGAACTTTTAAAGAAGAAGGAAGAAGGGATAGATATCAACGAAGTTCATTCCAAACCTTTGGTCAGTTTTTCAGGAGATACTAAGATAGAATACGTTCTTGCTCATAAGGACGTCGCTGAATCCGAGATCCTATTTTTAGAATGTACTTATATTGATCACGAGCGAAGTATAGAGGATGCCAGAGAATGGGGCCATATACATCTGGATGAGATCTTACACCATATTTCTTCTTTCAAAAATGAAAAAATAGTTCTCATACATTTTTCAAAACGTTATCCTCCTTCGTATATTCGAAAGATATTACATAAAAGGATCTCACCTTCTGAAAGAGATCGGTTCCATCTTTTTCTTCCTGATTGA
- a CDS encoding O-methyltransferase — MTSQNQKRKYGTSIYKEGLEDWIHSELVKRPFDWLEALEKRASQDKFPVLTPASGAVLAFLASSWDPDLVLELGTGYGISLFWILSAVRKETKIQTVDREADFIGVAKEFFAKLEPNSNRVEFTNADCSEITRGFLETSSSGQKELMFVDCDKIRYPEILEMILEKGKTRNLRVIYDNVLWHGRIADPENQAPSDQAVRKLWSLIKNAKIEYTLFPVGDGILCFDFSQ, encoded by the coding sequence ATGACTTCTCAAAACCAAAAACGGAAATACGGGACTTCTATTTATAAGGAAGGATTGGAAGATTGGATCCATTCCGAATTAGTAAAACGCCCTTTTGATTGGTTGGAGGCTCTAGAAAAGAGGGCGTCTCAAGATAAGTTTCCCGTTTTAACTCCTGCCTCCGGGGCGGTGCTTGCATTTTTGGCTTCTTCTTGGGATCCAGACCTAGTCTTAGAATTGGGAACGGGCTATGGGATTTCCTTATTTTGGATCTTATCCGCAGTCAGAAAGGAAACGAAGATCCAAACAGTGGACAGAGAAGCTGATTTTATCGGAGTTGCGAAAGAATTTTTTGCCAAATTAGAACCTAACTCTAATCGAGTGGAATTTACGAACGCAGACTGTTCCGAGATCACAAGAGGATTTTTGGAAACTTCTTCTTCCGGACAGAAAGAACTGATGTTTGTGGACTGCGATAAGATCCGTTATCCGGAAATTTTAGAAATGATCCTGGAAAAGGGTAAAACCAGAAACTTAAGGGTAATTTACGATAATGTACTCTGGCACGGAAGGATTGCTGATCCGGAAAACCAGGCTCCTTCCGACCAAGCAGTGCGTAAATTATGGTCCCTAATCAAAAATGCCAAGATAGAATACACCTTATTCCCTGTCGGTGACGGAATATTATGTTTCGATTTTAGCCAATAA